In Schizosaccharomyces osmophilus chromosome 1, complete sequence, the genomic window ATAGCTATCGTCTTTGAAGTGAAACCTTCCATGGTCGTCAACTAAATATTTGTTAGTGAGttgcaaataaaaaaacttttgatCATACCTTTGTCTGAGCGATGTTGTAGAGTGTAAGAAGAAGCAGGTATTGGTGATGAAGGAGGATGACTTGGAGGAGGcggaggaggaggaggaggaaaTGTTTGTGAATTTCCAGAGGAGACTCGTGAATTTATAGGCATATGCGAACCTAGGGGTGGAGCTGACTGTGGAGGCAATGGAGGTGCTTTGGATGGTGCAGATGGAACTGGAGGAGGAGGTGAAGAAGGCACGTTGGTAGGACTTGGCGAGGGTGAAGTTTTCTGGGGCAACGAAGTAGGAATACGAGGAGCAGAAGCGGATGGAATAGAAGGTGCCGAAAGAGGAACAGGCGGTGCAGAATATGTAGGGGGAGGAGGGGGAGGAGAAGACATAGGTTTGGACGATATCGGAGGCTGTGGTGGAGACGCAGTGGAAGAAGCCTTTCCTACTTTTCGAAGTTTAGGCATTCCTTGTGAGAAGAGACCACCTAACTTAGGAGCACTAGCAGGGACAGCGGGTTCATTTGATCCAGAGGAGCCAGAAGCAGGCATTGGAGGTGCGCCCGCTAATTTACTAGAGCGACCAGCTGCTTTTGAAGCGTCCCCGACAATACCACCGCCGCCAACGCTAGGAGCAGATCGATCATTTGTTTGTGCCTTTTTTAACTTTGTTCCTTTCTGAATGGAATTCAGTAAATCGGATCGATCTTTAGTTACGGGAGGAGGAGCGGGTACGGCTGCAGCAGGTGCTGGAGCTGGAGGGGGAGGAGGAGCCGGAGGCATTTTGCCAAAATTGTAAAAGTTAAGTCAGTCTAAATCCaagaaacaataaaaatccCTGCGTCTATTTGGTTTTGCAAATAACAGTAAACGCTAAGGGGTATCACCAATTTCAACAAGGTACAAAAGTCTGATACCTAAGAATAATTTATATTCAATAAGCAATTAATAAAGGAACTTTCTTTAATGTAGTATTGGAAATTGGCATCtatattgaaaagaaattgagtCGATATCATGAGAAGTAGCATTGTTACCTTTCTTCTTATTGTAGATGCAAGCGTACCAAACTTAGACCTTTGCCAAAACCACGGtgtttttaattaattttggTTGCAAATCCACTAGAATagtataaaataaattcttATGTCTGAGCCTGAAGTGAATTCTTcgaaagaagcaaatgaaGACTTGTTTGGGGGAAGCGACGACGAaagttttacaaaagaCGAGGTTGAAACAACGAACAATGAATCCAACAACgaaattttgaatgaaaacgaCGAATTGAAAGACCATCAGAACGATCaagaattattttttgatgagGAAAGAAATCAGGAAAGTCCAAAGGAAAGGTAAGTAAAcgttgcaaaaaaaaaagtatctTTTTTCACAAGCAGAGGCTTTGGAGGAGACCAACGGGTAGCAATTTGCAATATTTTAGAATCTACAATACCTTGCAAGTAGGAAATGCTAACCTACGTATGTAGCAAGCCTGTCAAAAAAATCTTAGAGTCTGAAATTCCTAATTTTCCGTCTCCTGCTCCATTAGATTCAAAAGCGTTTCATGCTCGGATACCAAACTTTATGTCGGTAGAACATGCTCCTTTTGACTCTGCAAAATACGCCATAGAGGCTGAAGCAGACGAAACATTATTGGCACACGATGTACAGTGGGGACAGCGTGTAAAGCACAAAGTGGATAATACTATTCGATGGCGCTTTGATGAATCGGGTAACCCCGAATCCAATACTCAGGTAGTCCAATGGTCAGATGGTTCTTATTCTCTTCGCATTGGTAACGACATATACGATGCCCAGTCGAAGCTGATTACCCAGCCTACATTCCTCACTACTTCTCATGAAGCTCAGCATCTCCTTCGTGTCCAAGCGGCCctcaaaagaagttttaattttcttccttccgCCATCAGTACGGCTACTACCTCCAAGCTTCCTTCTATGCGAATGAGAGGAACTCCACTGAGCAATAGAGGCGTTCAAGAAATTGTAACCGAGAAAGATCCTGAACTTCTTAAGCGCGAGGctgaaaaatttgaagaagaacgGAATCGTGCCCGGCGGCGTCTcgagaaaagaaaatatcttaataattacaaaaatgggatggaagaagaagaagaagattttaCTTCCTTCGTTGGTCCTCGGGGTGCCTATTCTCAAAGAGACGAATCAGCCGAGCAGGATCGCATGGAGCGACTTAAACGAATTAAGCAAGAAGGGGCTGGAGAATATTACAATAACGAAGAAAATtatgaagacgaagaagatgaaggaGCTCTTGATGATTTCATTGAAGAcgaggaggaagaagaggatgagGAACCCGTCAATCAATCTAAACACTCTCCTTCCAAAAGGTCTGTAAGCCCTGAAAGcgaaagaaatgaaagagaaagtgCATCACCAGATAAGAAGCACGAAGCATCAAATGAAGCTGGTAATGAGTCGGGTGAAGCGGACAATGCTGGGCAGCGTAGACCACGACGCCGTATCATTGAAAGTGATAGCGAATGATCACTCTCAAAGttaaaagaacaaaagaatatgtGTATACCTCCAATCTTCGTTCGTGATAGATTGTCatttaatttattcttCCGGAAATTGTTTCATAAGCTTTAGTATATGAAAGATACTATAATagaaatgaaagcaaacatTTATTATTTCGTTGTATATAAAACATTGGTTGAAATCTCGGTTTTAAAAATTAACTTTATGCAGAATTAGTATAAATCAGATGAGCGTTCATGAGTATCTGGTCCAAATCAATCGCAATTGAGAAATATTACAATATAAGATCATTAATCTATTATAATTCTCATGGGCAGCAAAGAAGAGGATATTTACCAAAGCGTATCATATCTGGGAGTGCTGGAAGAGGAACCAGCTTGGCCAACCGCTACGAAAGAAGAGGGAGAAAACCTGTTCGGACTAGCTACTTTTGATCGtttcatattcatttcTAGTTCGTTTCTGTGGGATGCTAATTTTTTTCGCTGTTCAAGATCAGCGATTTCCTGCAGTTCtctaaatttttctttccgCTGTTGATTTTGGCGCTGCTTTTTCGTTTGAGgtattgaagaagacactgattttcttccatttttaGATTTAGAAACGATTTGGAAACCATCATCGGAATCATCATCGTTATTCCTCGAGTCCGAAGAGGGAGTCTGCATCACCTTTACAgtctctttcaattttaaagaagctGGTGTACTGGAACGCGAATAACCAATATTTTCGGgctcttcattttgtttttccgACTTCGTTGAAGCTACCGGACTAGAGCTAATGTTCTGCTCATGCTGAAGATCATCCTTTTTCGAGACAttctcttttcctttagCATTTTGTTGCTTGCGTGGTGGGTTAGAGATCGtgtcttctttcttctcaCTAACATAAGCAGCTTTGCTTGGCTTTTCAGATTCCGCTTTCACAGTTTCTGAGGACAAACTGGTAGGCTTTCCTAGAGCAACCTTCTTTTGACTTTCGTCAGCCTTTACaaactcttcttctttcgaaGTGGCCTTAGAGgacttctttttctttttgttaacTTTTAAATTTCTACGGGACTTCAATTCACTCTTTCCATTCGATGGTTTTTTAGATTTCTCAGTAATCTTTTGATAAAGGTAATAAGAACCTCCTAATAAAATTCCCCATTGAATGAAAGCTGCAGTATAGCccattgctttttgttataATTCCAATTAGTGGAGTTG contains:
- the vrp1 gene encoding verprolin, whose translation is MPPAPPPPPAPAPAAAVPAPPPVTKDRSDLLNSIQKGTKLKKAQTNDRSAPSVGGGGIVGDASKAAGRSSKLAGAPPMPASGSSGSNEPAVPASAPKLGGLFSQGMPKLRKVGKASSTASPPQPPISSKPMSSPPPPPPTYSAPPVPLSAPSIPSASAPRIPTSLPQKTSPSPSPTNVPSSPPPPVPSAPSKAPPLPPQSAPPLGSHMPINSRVSSGNSQTFPPPPPPPPPSHPPSSPIPASSYTLQHRSDKVDDHGRFHFKDDSYLPQPRRFRGGPKIYRGSTGSTVPLRLA
- the leo1 gene encoding RNA polymerase II associated Paf1 complex subunit Leo1 encodes the protein MSEPEVNSSKEANEDLFGGSDDESFTKDEVETTNNESNNEILNENDELKDHQNDQELFFDEERNQESPKESKPVKKILESEIPNFPSPAPLDSKAFHARIPNFMSVEHAPFDSAKYAIEAEADETLLAHDVQWGQRVKHKVDNTIRWRFDESGNPESNTQVVQWSDGSYSLRIGNDIYDAQSKLITQPTFLTTSHEAQHLLRVQAALKRSFNFLPSAISTATTSKLPSMRMRGTPLSNRGVQEIVTEKDPELLKREAEKFEEERNRARRRLEKRKYLNNYKNGMEEEEEDFTSFVGPRGAYSQRDESAEQDRMERLKRIKQEGAGEYYNNEENYEDEEDEGALDDFIEDEEEEEDEEPVNQSKHSPSKRSVSPESERNERESASPDKKHEASNEAGNESGEADNAGQRRPRRRIIESDSE
- a CDS encoding Schizosaccharomyces specific protein, with protein sequence MGYTAAFIQWGILLGGSYYLYQKITEKSKKPSNGKSELKSRRNLKVNKKKKKSSKATSKEEEFVKADESQKKVALGKPTSLSSETVKAESEKPSKAAYVSEKKEDTISNPPRKQQNAKGKENVSKKDDLQHEQNISSSPVASTKSEKQNEEPENIGYSRSSTPASLKLKETVKVMQTPSSDSRNNDDDSDDGFQIVSKSKNGRKSVSSSIPQTKKQRQNQQRKEKFRELQEIADLEQRKKLASHRNELEMNMKRSKVASPNRFSPSSFVAVGQAGSSSSTPRYDTLW